Proteins from one Anopheles nili chromosome 2, idAnoNiliSN_F5_01, whole genome shotgun sequence genomic window:
- the LOC128720055 gene encoding inactive ubiquitin carboxyl-terminal hydrolase MINDY-4B — translation MAKLKIVGGRPITMDEAIELRQTVFGSAASPPRGEWTRTGFTFGPASQEYPYGLRTPRNATRGMQSVIQAHIIKQFIFDNKPREKSVPLEELLKPNEAEQALSLYTAMSDILWNIGEKLKAIVALPGEASHIPHSHVYFQDNVTEKLYFFEFTKLEDLQIFMKRYLPYFTENPGPGTLLYLYSAVLTRGMENMRNDLDAPKGAHLMGPHEEGSLNVITLLLTGRATPYLHNGVVYVGDEDHYAVPQFGILSRGGIGLLVWEGENEAMRSASRMPGSRLKTPATPVWVSCCCGHYGVLFNSNRELLRNYHAEKRFDLHYYTCAGCYLSMTVDNRGQDEGGGDTGDQDGDRKRDDMISTPLERLIHTKWMDAKMTYHGALPASLNF, via the exons ATGGCGAAACTTAAAATCGTTGGTGGGCGCCCTATAACGATGGATGAAGCCATT GAATTACGACAAACGGTTTTCGGTTCGGCGGCTAGTCCACCACGCGGTGAATGGACTCGTACCGGGTTCACATTCGGACCTGCAAGTCAG GAATATCCGTACGGTTTAAGGACACCTCGAAATGCAACCCGAGGCATGCAGTCTGTGATTCAGGCGCACATCATCAAGCAGTTTATATTCGATAACAAGCCTCGTGAGAAGTCGGTTCCGCTCGAAGAATTGCTCAAGCCGAACGAAGCGGAGCAGGCACTTTCTCTCTACACGGCAATGTCGGATATTCTGTGGAACATCGGAGAGAAACTGAAGGCAATTGTTGCGTTGCCGGGCGAAGCGTCTCACATTCCCCACAGTCATGTCTACTTTCAGGATAACGTCACCGAGAAGCTGTACTTCTTTGAGTTTACCAAATTAGAAGATCTGCAGATATTTATGAAGCGCTATTTGCCTTAC TTCACAGAAAATCCGGGACCCGGAACCCTTCTTTATCTGTATAGCGCTGTTTTGACACGTGGCATGGAGAACATGCGAAACGACTTGGATGCACCGAAGGGGGCCCATCTTATGGGACCGCATGAAGAAGGATCGCTTAACGTTATCACGCTGTTGCTGACTGGACGTGCGACGCCATATCTGCACAACGGTGTCGTATATGTTGGAGATGAGGATCATTAT GCCGTGCCGCAATTTGGTATTCTAAGCCGGGGAGGCATTGGACTTCTAGTGTGGGAAGGAGAGAATGAAGCGATGCGCTCCGCATCCCGCATGCCGGGATCTCGGCTCAAAACTCCCGCCACGCCCGTGTGGGTCAGTTGTTGCTGCGGCCATTATGGGGTGCTGTTCAACTCGAACCGAGAGCTGTTGCGAAATTATCACGCCGAGAAGCGGTTTGATCTGCATTACTACACCTGTGCCGGTTGTTACCTTTCAATGACCGTCGATAATCGCGGCCAGGACGAGGGCGGTGGTGATACCGGTGACCAAGATGGTGACCGGAAGCGTGATGACATGATTTCCACGCCGCTTGAAAGACTTATACACACAAAATGGATGGACGCCAAGATGACGTATCATGGCGCGTTGCCAGCTTCGTTGAATTTCTAA